A genome region from Amblyraja radiata isolate CabotCenter1 chromosome 4, sAmbRad1.1.pri, whole genome shotgun sequence includes the following:
- the LOC116972082 gene encoding T-complex protein 1 subunit zeta-like: MWRRRAAEEALAINVTAARALQELLKSSLGPRGTVKMLVSEAGEVRMTKSGGVLLREMRLQHPIASLVAQAAVTMGDTAGDGVISVVLLVGEMLRRAEILVSEGVHPRLIVEGLEAAKEEAISCLDELWEDQEDSIMWKVARTSLGTKLCPMLAEGLTQLVVEAVMAISHRREPVDLRLVGLVEMSQGMELDTTLVKGLVLEHGARHPGMRRRVEDAFILGLNMALELERPRDNASCFHKGVEDRESFTKVERRTAQERVDKILALKREVCGPSGKGFVVVNQKGIDPLALEALAREGVVALRRTKRSDMERLPLACGGQTVSSVVELTTEILGQAGLVHQQTMGESTYTFIEGCHNPRSVTVVIRGPNQHVTGQLREAVRCGMLAVKNTFEDGCAMPGAGAVEIRIGNWLANHAQPKVKGAARLGFRAFADAILVIPKTLAQNAGYHPQETVGKALEAEERTTLPVGIDLSTGGLVEGWETPVWDNATVKHQLIHTSTAIVRNILLVDNIVTTGTTKSPKSHI, translated from the coding sequence ATGTGGCGGAGACGAGCGGCAGAAGAGGCTCTCGCCATCAACGTCACGGCGGCCAGGGCTTTGCAGGAGCTGCTGAAGAGCAGCCTGGGACCGCGGGGCACGGTGAAGATGCTGGTGTCCGAGGCCGGTGAGGTGAGGATGACCAAGAGTGGAGGGGTCCTCCTGCGGGAGATGCGGTTGCAACATCCCATCGCCTCCCTCGTTGCCCAGGCGGCGGTGACTATGGGCGACACCGCGGGTGACGGCGTCATCTCCGTGGTGCTGCTGGTGGGTGAGATGCTGAGGCGGGCTGAGATCCTCGTCTCGGAGGGTGTCCACCCCAGGCTCATCGTGGAGGGGCTGGAGGCGGCCAAGGAGGAAGCCATCAGTTGCCTGGACGAGTTGTGGGAGGACCAGGAGGACTCCATCATGTGGAAGGTGGCACGGACCTCTCTTGGCACCAAGCTCTGCCCAATGCTGGCCGAGGGTCTGACCcagctggtggtggaggccgtgATGGCCATCTCTCACAGGAGGGAGCCCGTGGACCTGAGGCTGGTGGGACTGGTGGAGATGAGTCAGGGGATGGAGTTGGACACAACGCTGGTCAAGGGGCTGGTGCTGGAGCACGGTGCCCGTCACCCTGGCATGAGGAGGCGGGTGGAGGACGCCTTCATCCTCGGCCTCAACATGGCGTTGGAGCTCGAGAGGCCGAGGGACAACGCCAGCTGCTTCCACAAGGGCGTGGAGGATCGGGAGAGCTTCACGAAGGTGGAGAGACGCACTGCCCAAGAGAGGGTGGACAAGATCCTTGCGCTGAAGAGGGAGGTGTGTGGCCCCTCGGGCAAGGGCTTTGTGGTGGTCAACCAGAAGGGTATTGACCCATTGGCACTGGAGGCACTCGCCAGGGAAGGTGTGGTGGCTCTGAGGAGAACCAAGAGGAGCGACATGGAGAGGTTGCCCCTGGCCTGCGGTGGACAGACAGTGAGCTCTGTGGTGGAGCTGACCACGGAGATCCTGGGCCAGGCCGGCCTGGTGCACCAGCAGACCATGGGGGAGAGCACGTACACCTTCATCGAAGGATGCCACAACCCCCGCTCGGTGACGGTGGTGATCAGAGGCCCCAACCAGCACGTCACCGGCCAGCTCCGGGAAGCCGTGCGGTGCGGCATGTTGGCGGTGAAGAACACCTTCGAGGACGGGTGTGCCATGCCCGGGGCGGGGGCGGTGGAGATACGCATTGGTAACTGGCTGGCCAACCACGCCCAGCCCAAGGTGAAGGGCGCGGCCAGGCTGGGCTTCCGTGCTTTCGCCGATGCCATCCTCGTCATTCCAAAGACACTGGCACAGAACGCGGGCTACCACCCCCAGGAGACGGTGGGCAAGGCTCTGGAGGCGGAGGAGAGGACCACCCTCCCGGTGGGCATCGATCTGTCCACCGGCGGGCTGGTGGAAGGTTGGGAAACCCCCGTCTGGGATAACGCCACGGTCAAACACCAACTGATACACACCAGCACCGCCATAGTCCGCAACATTCTGTTGGTGGACAACATTGTCACAACAGGAACGACAAAGTCTCCAAAGAGTCATATATAG